The Hymenobacter chitinivorans DSM 11115 genome segment CGAAACTGCCCATCGATAAAGCGGACTAGTTCCTGGGCAGTGAAGTCGGCCCAGGGGCCGTTGGTGGCCGAGTTGGTGTACATGCTGCCGCCAAACAGCGTTTTCTCGTCAGGCGTCACCACGATTAGCGGCCGAATTTTACCAGCGGCAATGGCCTGGTCGAGCAGGGCGGGCAGCCCGTCCTGATTGAAGACCAGGCTGTCGCTCCAGGCGTAGCCGTGGAGGTAGTAAAGCACCGGGTAGCGGCGCTGGGGCGCAGCATCGTAGCCCGGCGGCAGATACACGCTCACGCGCCGCCGCGGGTTTTCACCGCCGGGGTTGTGGGCCAGCAGCTTCGAATCGAGGTAGGTAACCACTACCCGGCCGGCCGGTACAGTTGGCTGGGCCCGCAGCTTGCCCGAGGCCAGTAACAGAGTCAGAATCAGGAGCAAATTTCTCATGCGGCGGGCAAGGTAATATGTAGCGTCGGGAGCAGCCAATGCCTAGCCGGGCCAAACACAAAAAGCCCGGCTTCCGCAGAAACCGGGCTTTTCGGGCTTTCGGCAGCCGCGGGGCTAAGCCGTGTACATTTCCTGGTAGTACTCCGTCGCCATGCGGTGCGACTCGAACTCAGGCTCGACTTCGCGCATGGCGGTTTTGGCAATTTCCAGGTACTTGGCCGGCTCGTCGTAGTAGAGCGGCAGGATTTCGTTTTCCAGCACGTCGAGCACGCCGCGGGCTTCCACGTCGTCCTTCACGTTGTCGGGCTCGTTGAGGTTGGCCAGGGGCAGCAGGAAGCCGTTTTCACCGTGGCGCACAAACTCCGGAATCCAGCCGTCGGGGATGCTCAGGCTGAGGCTGGCGTTCATGGCGGCCGTCATGCCGCTGGTACCGGAAGCTTCGCGGGGGAAGCGGGGCGTGTTGAGCCAGATGTCGGAGCCGGTTTTGAGCAGCTTGGAGAGGCCCAGCTCGTAGCCCGTCAGCACGGCGCAGTTCTTGAACTGCTTGGTTTTCTGAATGATGTCGTTGAACATGCCGATGGCGCCGTAGTCCTTGGGGTAGGGCTTGCCGGCCCAGATAACCTGCACGGGGCGGTCCTGGCGGCTCACCATCTGGGCAAACCGCTCGAAGTGGCGCAGAATCAGGTTGGCGCGCTTGTAGCCGGCAAAGCGGCGGGCCCACACCACGGTCAGCACGTCGGGGTCGAGCAGGGTGCCGGTCTGGTCGGCTACGAAGTCGAAGAGCTGCTTTTTGAGCTCCCGCTTCCGGGCTTTCAGGGCCGCGTCGTCGTTGGCTTCCAGGGCGGCGTGCAGCTGGGCGTCGCGCCAGTAGGTGCCGTTCTGGGAGTTGGTAATCGGGATAATCGGGCAGATGCCTTCGTAGTGGCCCCACATTTCGTTGGCCACCTGCCCGTGCACTTTCGATACGGCGTTGGCTTTGCGCGAGAAGCGCAGGGCGGTGAGCGTGTAGTTCAGCGTCTCGTTCTCCACCCGGGCCACCCGGCGGATTTCGTCGGCGGGCACCGTGCCGAAGAAGGTCATGTCGGTGAGCAGCTGCATGGGGTGCTCCTCGTTGCCGGCCAGCTCGGGCGTGTGGGTGGTGAATACCAGGCGCTTCTGCACTTCCGCCAGGCTGCGGCCGTGCTTTTCGTAGAGGTAAAACGCCAGCGGCAGGCCGTGGCCTTCGTTCAGATGATACGTGTCCATCTGCACGCCCAGCAAATCGAGCAGCTTGCCACCGCCGATGCCCAGCACCATCGACTGCGCCACCCGGGCGGCCGTGTCGGCGTCGTAGAGGTAGTGGGTAATGGTGCGGGAAATGTAGTCGTTTTCGGGAATGTCGGTGGTCAGAAAGAACATCGGGGCCGTGCCGAACGTGTCGGGGGCCAGGTACATAGCCTTCACTTTCACCTCGGCCCCGTGGATGGTGATGGGAAACACCAGGCCGGTGTCTTCGAGGAAAGAGTAGGACTTGAGGCGAAAGTCGGCCCGCATGGTCTGGTCCTCGTTGCGGCCCTGGTCGTAGTAGCCGTAGCTCCACAGCATGCCGATGCCGATGAGGTTTTGCTTGAGCTCGTAGGCCGAGCGCATGTGGGAGCCGGCCAGGAAGCCCAGGCCGCCCGAGTAGGTTTTCAGGGCCTGATCGAGGGCAAACTCCATGGAGAAGTACGCGGCCTGGGTGGAGAATTCGGGGGCCGGCGCGTATGGTTGAAACTGGAAGGGCATGAGAAGTGGGGAGGGAAGAAGTGAAGCGGACGGCGGCGCGAGCCGGCCCTCCAAGCCGCCAAGGTCAGCACAAATCCGGACTTAAAAAAAGCCCGAACGGCGTGAGCCTCAGAGCAAACGTTTGCATTCGAAGTTCTTTTTCGCCGGATTTGGCCGCCGCCGGCACCCGGCTTGCCTAAATGAAATTCCCCGGCCGGCTGCCGGCATTCAAAAAGCAGAAGCAGACCGCGAATAAACTACGCAACAAAAAGCCCGAACAAAGACGCAGTTAAAAGGCTTTTTTCGGCCAAAACAGGCTGCAAAAGCAGTTTTAGCGCCGGGCAACTGGACTTTTATTGTTCGCTATTTCTGCTAAAGTTACCTTGCTGCTCCTCTTTCCCGCTGACCTGATTTCGTCCATGAAATTCCCAACCTTCCTGCCCCTGCTCGCCGGGGCCCTGCTGGCTACGGCTCCCCAGGCCATGGCCACGGCCGCCGCCGCCCCCACCGCCCTTGTTGCCGCCCCGGCCAAAGCCGCTGCCTCTACCCGCATCGACCCGACTTTTTGGTGGGTGGGCATGAAAAACCCCAAGCTGCAACTGCTCGTGCACAGCCCCGGCATTGCCGACAGCAAGCTGAGCCTGGCTGCCTACCCCGGCGTGACGCTGGAGGGCACCCAAAAGCTGGAAAGCCCGAACTATCTGCTGGTCAACCTCACGATTTCGCCCGAGGCTAAGCCCGGCAAGCTGCAACTGAGCTTCACCGGGGGCAAAACCAAGCTCAAGTACGCTTACGAGCTGCGGCAGCGCAGCACCGACAAAAGCCGGGTGCAGGGCATCAACAGCGCGGACTTTATCTACTTCCTGATGCCGGACCGCTTTGCCAACGGCGACCCGAAAAACGACGTGGTGAAAGGCACCAAGGTAGACCACATTGCCCGCGACTCGATGTACGCCCGCCACGGCGGCGACCTGAAGGGCATTGAGCAGCACTTCGACTACCTCAAGAGCCTGGGCGTCACGGCCATCTGGCCCACGCCGGTGACCACCAACGACATGCCCAAGGCCAGCTACCACGGCTACGCCCTGACCGACTACTACAACTGTGACCCGCGCTACGGCACGACCGAGGAGTACGCCCAGTTTGTGCAGAAGGCCCACCAGAACGGGCTGAAGGTAATTCACGACGTGGTGCTCAACCACATGGGCTCCTACAACTACCTGTTTCTGGACCAGCCCGCCAAAGACTGGTTTCACCAGTGGCCCACCTTCACCCGCGGCAACTACCGGGACGGCACCGTAAATGACCCCTACGCCTCGGCCCTGGACCGCAAGATGTTCAGCACCACCTGGTTCGACTCGACGATGCCCGACCTGGCCCAGGAAAACCCGCTGGTGACCAACTACCTGATTCAGAACTTTATCTGGTGGGTGGAATACACCGGCCTCGACGGCTACCGCATCGACACCTACCCGTATTCCGACCCGAAGTTCCTCATGGACTGGGGCAAGGCCCTGCTGGATGAGTACCCGCAGCTGGGCATGTTCGGCGAAACCTGGATGCAGCAGGCCGAGGGCGTGGCCCAGCAGGCGTACTGGACCAGCAACGTGTTTCCGCCCGTGGATGGCTTCAAAAGCAACCTGCCCGGCGCCATCGACTTCCAGCTCAAGTACGCCATTGAGGAAGCCCTGAACAAGGACGCCGGCTGGGCCGAGGGCGTGTCCAAAATCTACTACACCCTGCAGGGCGACTGGATGTACCAGGATGCCACCCGCAACCTCATCTTCCTCGACAACCACGACATGAGCCGGGTTTTCTCGGTGCTGGGCGAGGACGTGAACAAGCTGAAAGTGGCTTTGGCCTGGCTGCTCACCGAGCGGGGCATTCCGCAGCTCTACTACGGCACCGAGATTCTGATGAAGAACTTTTCCAACCCCGACGGCCTGGTGCGCTCCGACTTCCCCGGCGGCTGGAAAGAAGACAAGCGCAATGCCTTCACCGCCGCCGGCCGCAGCCCGCAGGAGCAGGATATGTTCCAGTACGTGAGCAAGCTGGGCACCTACCGCAAAGCCCACCCCGTGCTGCAAACCGGCAAGCTGATGCACTTCATTCCCGAGGGCAGCGTGTACACCTACTTCCGCTACAACGACCAGGGCGAAACGGTAATGGTAATGATGAACACCGGCAAGGAGGAAAAAACGGTGGACACCAGCCGCTTTGCCGAGCGCCTCACGGGGTACTCGTCGGGCGTGGAGGTGACTTCCGGAGCGGCCGTAGCAGATCTGAAATCCGTGAAGGTGCCGGCCATGACGGCGCTGGTGGTGGAGCTGCGGAAGTAAGTTCTATCTTGTTTTCTCGCAGAGGTCCGCAGAGGGATGCGCGGAGGTAAAACGAGGAAAAATGACCGAGAACGAAATTGCCTACGTAGTGCGCGGGTCAGCTTTTAAGGTACACACCGCACTAGGCCCCGGACTGCTGGAGTCGGTGTACGAGGCAGCTTTGGCCTACGAAATTCGTAAGCAAGGGCTGCTGGCAGCTACGCAGGTAGGCCTTCCGGCGTACTACGATGAAGTGAAGCTGGAGCTGGGTTTTCGCCTCGACCTGCTGGTGGAAGAGAAAGTAATTGTCGAAATTAAATCAGTCGACGCCTTACTGGACGTGCATCACAAGCAGCTCCTGACTTACCAGCGGCTCTCGAAACGCAAGCTAGGTTTGCTCATCAACTTCAACCTCCCGCACGTCAAAGACGG includes the following:
- a CDS encoding GxxExxY protein, which translates into the protein MTENEIAYVVRGSAFKVHTALGPGLLESVYEAALAYEIRKQGLLAATQVGLPAYYDEVKLELGFRLDLLVEEKVIVEIKSVDALLDVHHKQLLTYQRLSKRKLGLLINFNLPHVKDGIVRIANGL
- a CDS encoding glycoside hydrolase family 13 protein; this encodes MLLLFPADLISSMKFPTFLPLLAGALLATAPQAMATAAAAPTALVAAPAKAAASTRIDPTFWWVGMKNPKLQLLVHSPGIADSKLSLAAYPGVTLEGTQKLESPNYLLVNLTISPEAKPGKLQLSFTGGKTKLKYAYELRQRSTDKSRVQGINSADFIYFLMPDRFANGDPKNDVVKGTKVDHIARDSMYARHGGDLKGIEQHFDYLKSLGVTAIWPTPVTTNDMPKASYHGYALTDYYNCDPRYGTTEEYAQFVQKAHQNGLKVIHDVVLNHMGSYNYLFLDQPAKDWFHQWPTFTRGNYRDGTVNDPYASALDRKMFSTTWFDSTMPDLAQENPLVTNYLIQNFIWWVEYTGLDGYRIDTYPYSDPKFLMDWGKALLDEYPQLGMFGETWMQQAEGVAQQAYWTSNVFPPVDGFKSNLPGAIDFQLKYAIEEALNKDAGWAEGVSKIYYTLQGDWMYQDATRNLIFLDNHDMSRVFSVLGEDVNKLKVALAWLLTERGIPQLYYGTEILMKNFSNPDGLVRSDFPGGWKEDKRNAFTAAGRSPQEQDMFQYVSKLGTYRKAHPVLQTGKLMHFIPEGSVYTYFRYNDQGETVMVMMNTGKEEKTVDTSRFAERLTGYSSGVEVTSGAAVADLKSVKVPAMTALVVELRK
- the glgP gene encoding alpha-glucan family phosphorylase, which encodes MPFQFQPYAPAPEFSTQAAYFSMEFALDQALKTYSGGLGFLAGSHMRSAYELKQNLIGIGMLWSYGYYDQGRNEDQTMRADFRLKSYSFLEDTGLVFPITIHGAEVKVKAMYLAPDTFGTAPMFFLTTDIPENDYISRTITHYLYDADTAARVAQSMVLGIGGGKLLDLLGVQMDTYHLNEGHGLPLAFYLYEKHGRSLAEVQKRLVFTTHTPELAGNEEHPMQLLTDMTFFGTVPADEIRRVARVENETLNYTLTALRFSRKANAVSKVHGQVANEMWGHYEGICPIIPITNSQNGTYWRDAQLHAALEANDDAALKARKRELKKQLFDFVADQTGTLLDPDVLTVVWARRFAGYKRANLILRHFERFAQMVSRQDRPVQVIWAGKPYPKDYGAIGMFNDIIQKTKQFKNCAVLTGYELGLSKLLKTGSDIWLNTPRFPREASGTSGMTAAMNASLSLSIPDGWIPEFVRHGENGFLLPLANLNEPDNVKDDVEARGVLDVLENEILPLYYDEPAKYLEIAKTAMREVEPEFESHRMATEYYQEMYTA